In the Alphaproteobacteria bacterium genome, CCAGGTACGTCCATTCTTAGAAACCGGCTCGGCATCACCGATCCGGCTTTTCTCGACAAACAGGAACGCGCGCTCGTCGCGCTGCGGATTCGACGCGGGATCCCCCGCGACAATTTCGACCTGAAGCACCTTCGCGCCATCCATCGTCACCTTTTTCAGGACATCTACGACTGGGCGAGCGAATTGCGCACCGTCGAGATCAGCAAAGGGCAGCAGCAATTCCAGTTCCGCAAGTTCATCGAGACCGGAATGGCCGATGTACATGGGCGGCTTTCCCGCGCGCGCTTTCTTAAAGGGCGGCCGGCAGCGGATTTCGCCGCGGAGGCTGCCGTGATTCTGGGCGACATCAACTACATCCATCCCTTCCGCGAGGGGAATGGCCGGACCCAGCTCCAGTATCTCAAGCAGCTCGCTGCCGGAGCCGGCCACATTCTCGACCTGACCCGCATCGCAGGCCCCGAATGGCTCGCGGCCTCGGTCGCGAGCCATTCGGCGGACTATCAGCCCATGGCGCGGGCGCTCGAGAAGGCCCTGAAACCGCCGTCCGGCGGGCGTTGACGCCCTAGGCCCGTGTCTTTATAAGCCTGCCCAACCGGCGGCGAATTTCGCCGCCCCTTGTTTTTCAAACACTTGGAGCCGGCTGCCAAAGGCACTCCGGCACGGACGAGAAATCGATGGCCAATACGTCTTCCGCCCGCAGAGCCACGCGCGTGATCGCGCGCCGCACCGACATCAACACGGCACGCCGCTCGCGCATGCGCACCTCTGTCCGCAAGGTCGAGGAGGCGATCGCCTCCGGCGACAAGGCGGCCGCAGCCGCTGCGCTCAAAGCCGCCGAGCCCGAGATCATGCGTGCCGCCCAGAAGGGCGTGATCCATCGCAATACGGCGAACCGCAAGGTGTCCCGCCTTGCGCACGGCGTCGCCAAGCTCGCCAAATAGGCTTACGCAATTTTGCGGATGTGACGCCGGCCCAAAGGCCGGCGTTTTCGTGCGTGCGCGACAAAGCCCAAAAAAATCCAGTATTCGGCTTGGCCAGTCACCGGCCCTGTCCGCCTCGGCCTAACGGCGACACGGGAAAGCCTTTGCATGTGACGGCCGCGCAACACGCAGAAACCCTTGAGCCATGCGGAAAAGTGAAAAGCTACGTTAAGAAAGCGCGCAAGAAAACCACACGTGTGACAATATCTTAACATCATAGTGACGGTAGCGACTTCGATTCTTCGGCTCGCGCGGCGTGTGACGAAATTTTTTTTCGAGCCCCGCGCCGCGGTCGCAATCCGGCCCACGCCGCATCAAACGTAGTGGAGATTCAAACGCTTGGTCGTC is a window encoding:
- a CDS encoding Fic family protein, with translation MYDWASELRTVEISKGQQQFQFRKFIETGMADVHGRLSRARFLKGRPAADFAAEAAVILGDINYIHPFREGNGRTQLQYLKQLAAGAGHILDLTRIAGPEWLAASVASHSADYQPMARALEKALKPPSGGR
- the rpsT gene encoding 30S ribosomal protein S20 — translated: MANTSSARRATRVIARRTDINTARRSRMRTSVRKVEEAIASGDKAAAAAALKAAEPEIMRAAQKGVIHRNTANRKVSRLAHGVAKLAK